A single genomic interval of Hevea brasiliensis isolate MT/VB/25A 57/8 chromosome 4, ASM3005281v1, whole genome shotgun sequence harbors:
- the LOC110654088 gene encoding FRIGIDA-like protein 4a, whose product MIDELVKNGKEMEAVYFASESGLTERFPPVSLLKSHIKNSKKNTSNILKNGNFSAAATEESNSVELNSIRAVIKCVEDHKLESDFPLDNLRKRASRLEKTKAERKKSSATAVAKSHNKRGHGGSGGPSGRGNRPPAFRPSKAAKFSNAYSPFGRRNPAPPPQHSPAARYSGPYDYPSQGVYESHSAAPYAATYGASHSQSPAAIPQQHYSLPVDNAGGAAFRASGSYGGQANYGAYDYGTGTPPTYQPSSYTQ is encoded by the exons ATGATAGATGAATTGGTCAAAAATGGGAAGGAGATGGAGGCTGTGTATTTTGCTTCTGAATCAGGTTTGACTGAAAGATTTCCTCCTGTTTCTCTGCTCAAGTCTCACATTAAGAACTCCAAGAAGAATACATCCAATATCTTGAAGAATGGCAATTTTAGTGCAGCTGCAACG GAGGAGTCAAATTCAGTGGAGCTGAATTCTATTAGAGCTGTCATCAAATGCGTTGAAGATCACAAGCTTGAATCGGACTTTCCTCTTGATAACTTAAGGAAGCGGGCTTCTAGGCTGGAGAAAACCAAGGCAGAGAGGAAGAAAAGTTCAGCAACAGCAGTTGCTAAGTCTCACAATAAGCGGGGCCATGGTGGTAGTGGTGGACCTAGTGGCCGAGGAAACAGGCCACCTGCTTTTCGTCCTTCCAAAGCTGCTAAATTTTCAAATGCCTATTCCCCTTTTGGTCGTCGGAACCCTGCTCCACCACCACAGCATAGCCCAGCTGCAAGATATTCAGGGCCATATGATTACCCTAGCCAGGGTGTCTACGAAAGCCACTCAGCTGCCCCTTATGCAGCAACTTATGGCGCATCCCACAGTCAAAGCCCTGCTGCAATTCCTCAACAACACTATTCACTTCCTGTGGACAATGCAGGTGGTGCTGCTTTCCGTGCAAGTGGTTCTTATGGGGGACAGGCCAATTATGGTGCATATGATTATGGCACAGGTACACCACCTACATACCAGCCTTCATCGTACACACAATAA
- the LOC110654087 gene encoding multiprotein-bridging factor 1c: MPSRSTGVISQDWEPVVLRKSKTKAQDLRDPKAVNQALRSGVPVQAIRKFDAGSNKKSAPVVSARKLDEGTEPATLEKVSVEVRQAIQKARLEKKMSQSELAKLINEQPKVVQEYENGKAVPNQAVLAKMEKVLGVKLRGKIGR; this comes from the coding sequence ATGCCTAGCAGATCGACAGGAGTGATCAGCCAGGACTGGGAGCCGGTGGTACTGCGCAAGTCAAAAACAAAGGCCCAAGACCTGCGCGATCCCAAGGCGGTGAACCAAGCCTTACGGTCAGGTGTGCCGGTCCAGGCCATCAGGAAGTTCGACGCTGGCTCTAACAAAAAATCAGCCCCCGTGGTAAGCGCGAGGAAGTTGGACGAGGGAACGGAGCCGGCGACGTTGGAAAAGGTGTCGGTGGAGGTAAGGCAGGCGATCCAAAAGGCTCGGCTGGAGAAGAAGATGAGCCAATCGGAGCTTGCTAAGTTGATTAACGAGCAGCCCAAGGTGGTACAGGAGTATGAGAATGGTAAGGCGGTTCCTAACCAGGCCGTTTTGGCAAAGATGGAGAAAGTGCTTGGCGTTAAGCTCAGGGGGAAGATCGGGAGGTAA